A single window of Leishmania braziliensis MHOM/BR/75/M2904 complete genome, chromosome 27 DNA harbors:
- a CDS encoding putative isovaleryl-coA dehydrogenase, whose amino-acid sequence MRRVLQSSLCRCTGTCGWTAAAAMTSTSRAFMDLYNPTPEHAALRETVAKFSREVVDKHAREDDINSHFNRELFKQLGDLGVMGVTVPEADGGAGMDAVAAVIVHHELSKYDPGFCLAYLAHAMLFVNNFYYSASPAQRARWLPKVLTGEHVGAMGMSEPGAGTDVLGMQTTAKKDSFGNYVLNGSKIWITNGTVADVYLIYAKVNGKITAFVVERGMKGFTQGPKIDKCGMRASHMCQLFFEDVVVPAENLLGGDGKGMVGMMRNLELERVTLAGMAVGIAERSVELMTSYASQRKAFGHPISNFGQIQRYIAEGYADTEAAKALVYSVSHNVHPDNQNRLGSDAAKLFATPIAKKVADSAIQVMGGMGYTQDMPVERLWRDAKLLEIGGGTIEAHHKNIAKDLLKGLK is encoded by the coding sequence ATGCGTCGCGTTCTGCAGTCTTCactctgccgctgcaccggtACGTGCGGGTGGacagcggccgccgccaTGACGTCGACGAGCCGCGCTTTCATGGATCTGTACAACCCGACACCGGAGCATGCGGCCTTGCGTGAGACGGTGGCCAAGTTTTCTCGGGAGGTGGTCGACAAGCACGCCAGGGAGGACGACATCAACAGCCATTTCAACCGCGAACTCTTCAAACAGCTCGGCGATCTGGGCGTGATGGGTGTGACGGTTCCCGAGGCGgacggcggtgccggcaTGGACGCTGTGGCGGCCGTGATCGTCCACCACGAACTCTCCAAGTACGACCCCGGGTTCTGCCTTGCCTACCTCGCCCACGCCATGCTCTTTGTGAACAACTTCTACTACAGCGCGTCACCGGCGCAGCGGGCTCGGTGGCTGCCCAAGGTGCTCACGGGCGAGCATGTTGGCGCCATGGGCATGTCAGAGCCGGGCGCTGGCACCGATGTCTTGGGGATGCAGACCACCGCCAAGAAGGACAGCTTTGGGAACTACGTGTTAAACGGCAGCAAGATTTGGATCACGAACGGCACTGTGGCCGACGTGTATCTCATCTACGCCAAGGTGAACGGCAAGATCACGGCTTTCGTGGTGGAGCGCGGCATGAAGGGCTTCACGCAGGGCCCGAAGATTGACAAATGCGGCATGCGCGCCTCGCACATGTGTCAGCTCTTCTTTGAGGACGTCGTTGTTCCGGCGGAGAATTTGCTCGGTGGGGATGGAAAGGGTATGGTGGGCATGATGCGCAATCTAGAGCTGGAGCGCGTCACCTTGGCTGGTATGGCGGTCGGCATCGCGGAGCGCTCTGTCGAGCTCATGACGTCGTATGCTTCGCAGCGGAAAGCGTTTGGTCATCCCATCTCTAATTTCGGTCAGATCCAGCGCTACATCGCGGAGGGCTACGCGGACACCGAGGCAGCGAAGGCACTTGTGTACTCGGTCAGTCACAATGTCCACCCAGACAACCAGAACCGTCtgggcagcgacgctgccaaGCTGTTTGCCACGCCGATTGCCAAGAAGGTGGCGGACTCGGCGATCCAGGTGATGGGTGGCATGGGGTACACGCAAGATATGCCGGTCGAGAGACTGTGGCGCGACGCGAAACTGCTGGAGATCGGTGGCGGTACCATTGAGGCGCACCACAAGAACATCGCCAAGGATCTTCTCAAAGGACTGAAGTAG